Proteins from a single region of Platichthys flesus chromosome 16, fPlaFle2.1, whole genome shotgun sequence:
- the bptf gene encoding nucleosome-remodeling factor subunit BPTF isoform X2 has protein sequence MRGKRGRPPKALPADEEPSPAATRGLRPRRTLKPRLRDSGDEESPTREPSKPSRKKRGGPGGVSTRGRGRGRGGGRGGRGGRGGKRTAAASKAVVYDDHESDEDEDDAVSLRSEEEEVPAEPPSEEDEALKEESDCLEDDVLEEEEVEEEEVEDDASHCTESSFRSQSTHASTPGKKKLRAPRARSPILEEKEIPPLELPETSEDLLVPTEELLNATSVYEVLRNFSTVLRLSPFRFEDFCAALVGQEQCTLIAETHNSLLKAILREEDTSNTTFGPADLKDSVNSTLYFIDGMTWPEVLRAYCESDREYQHVLPYQEVDEYPYGPTESKIKVLQFLVDQFLTTNIAREELMSDGSMLYDDHCRVCHRLGDLLCCETCTAVYHLECVKPPLMEVPEDEWQCEICVAHKVPGVTDCVAEAQKIRPYIRQEPIGYDRHQRKYWFLNRRIIVEEDGEHKTKKIWYYSTKAQLEELMESLDKEYWEVDLHATLEEMREEVQAHMDVTEDLTNKARGNNKAYLTAVNDVITEHLKVRLQAKTRAEEGKQETESGSVKSAAEEETNDSTSQLETSEHKVPESREDSSSQASSVPPSAEDSSRSDPNPGSASQDSAVPKTESTETKEEAEPGHSRSLESGDSAAKQEMTDENLKAELNSDNSATQTQVQPQQQSSQPETSSNLPDLADRSSQSSFTSQDGAEDYNERVKSEGVRGADQEVNNQLSRGSKESSPVRSDVGSSRLSFLKRDLTVNLNTLFKLGQEGKYRVYHNQYSTNVLALNKHQHREDHDKRRHLSHKFSLTTAAEFKWNGSIYGSRSLTVSTLRLTIIQLETSVPGPFMHPNWAAHRNNWNKAVQMCSKAREFALALAILECAIKPVVMLPVWKDSLGHTRLHRMTSIEREEKEKGKKREKKLEDEETLQQATWVKYTIPIKHQVWKQKGEEYRVTGYGGWSWVSKTHVPRFSPKLPGNTNVTYRIELEAKLKEKGRKEKAASCTNNQKKLTETEKQDVADEDNEQTSLSASAQIASSEEDCKPQSSKEEETPSEKEEEKEVEEKTVDEKMEVEPSLETAASSEEKDEAEDKGASLSSVEPVKEEAVTSVEQPKEEERAASKTYYDVVNVSEGFQLRTAYKKKVKPSKLDGLLERRVKQFTLEEKQRLERVRQAAAMQSKVPATKTNVGLKTEGATLDKHQPAVTPSVKAEEKEENSHVKDNVVKKLDFEQEAKTEPTAANHSKETEGSAVQSDSGGALPHKEVNGGPLANSNNCLSETIENTEKTQKPQVTLAGENPKKRGFEEMEKSSGQSVTESMEVEQNKSSPVQVNGQALVPSATADSVRVQDEIKPVKSLMNGGLSQNDVSDSCHPPPLKVPKLENHVAEKGDALSRKEDVAVGSEGTTPAKLSSSSTSCGKSMSSDNCSGSEGLNTTTAESQNVPTTSSVTKPDGTPQAASVTTTSQSSASAPVAVVPQRSKHPVADTKTGSAAASSMTISKEYSTRDRVSLLRFSKCKKARSGTALPSYRKFVTKSSKKSLFVLPNDDLKRLARRGAIREVPIFNYNAKPALDIWPYPSPRPTFGITWRYRLQTVRSLAGVSLMLRLLWACLRWDDMAVRAASNAGVTRKETSDTDITTTEIIKRRDVGPYGIRSEYCIRKIICPLGNRDTPKETPTPQRKGLRSSALRPKKQQPAKPTGPIAVETWVAEEEMELWEIRAFAERLEKEKGSDPSKTGSSLRTAEDVKAHLENQLKQARLAAQQKRLERPGTPVSTTTSTPPSASTPASTGLRTGQVTSGTKMVLASKLGSTVSFQQDKNFHQSFASWVKQGQTNNSSSGVVQQKVLGIFPSGPPANLRTYSTLHPTTGNINLRASTSGTAAQQQASPAAGQTQPCTAMSQSTPLSTSVGTAMVRSPAMTQQGQPQQMVPGSTPVPTAAAAQRAAAAAPSPHATATAPGQSPAAPAQTNRPQQGQVKLTMAQLMQLTQSAQGGNPGLTVVIQGQGQSQGQLQIIPQGVTVIPGPGQQLMQAAMPNGQVQRFLFTPMPPSSSPTTATPPAPQTPQTQISTPAQARTTAHVQTTPSALAQTQMTAPLPTPTQMTAPLPTPTQMTAPLPTQTQMTAPLPTPTQMPGLAPSPASAPVPAAQTFSAAFPQSIPAQSQISAPALLQAAAQASTQVFSSTPGILPTQPQVARSVPAPAHPVLGMTQKVFTSPPQVTTFAPGSFPTQTQTSMTLPVPGQFAPQAQVQAHALNTSPGLTPTPVQMNITAPSPAVAPVSVKAAQFAAATNSAQIQVSASLPPAVPVPTPALAPVSAPVLAVVSGQIAVPSPALTQIQVTAPVPLHAAMAGAVVTPVTATSTTPSVPALMEQRAAQPQVWTPAAAQGQTPVQQAAAPIQAPVFTPLPQASLTPQSQAQVQHPTVVSMQQVSQMPVSAVQVQMKGIPVSSVVTAVRAPQPQLQPQTTTQLQPQPQAQIRAQIQVQPFGQVQQIPHIQAQAHLQPKAQPQIQPQVRVQFQQHAAQVQPLAQIQPQVQFQTQTQNFPQVQYHPQVQASFQTQAQTQPQTQQQVQPQPQVQSQPQVQTQAQNQLHHQVQVQFQPQGQIQPQAPQQTQPQFQIQSPQQLQVGAQTQVQAQLQVQFQPQTQNQVQTQPQLQVQSPIRHQLITVPGLQQPVQLLSALPPHVAAQIQAQIQAQAQQQGGTVPQQIKLQLPIQIQQAGGQIQAHQIQNMVTIQAPASVQEHLQRLQVQQQQQQQQQQQQQQQQQQQQQQQQPPPPKKKKHHEAKREQKEQSLQTLSPGDGIQKQVVVKQNAAAEQLKQRKSLAAAEREENQRMIVCNQVMKFILDKIEKDEKQAAKKRKKEEVVEQKRFKQNASKLTALLYKHKEQLKAEILKKRALLDKELQLQVQEELRRDLARLQKEKEKARAAITQAAAATVKAASSHSSHPSHSTHSPHSSHTVTSPSSSHKRKREEERDKDRPRERDRHHDKDKKRDREKDKDKDRDRCKDRDKDKDKDKEKDKDKDRDRDREKEKEKNRERDRERDKDRDGDRENDLPGDPSSSKHKKKKKPSSTSKDHKKDNKLYCVCKTAYDESKFYIGCDLCSNWFHGACVGITEKEAKKLEDFVCNDCKQGQEAESNEELYCICRTPYDESQFYIGCDRCQNWYHGRCVGILQSEATAIDVYVCPQCQSTEDAMTVLTPLTDKDSEGLKRILRSLQTHKMAWPFLEPVDPHDAPDYYRVIKEPMDFSTMETRLQRRHYHKLTEFVADVTKIFDNCRYYNPNDTPFFQCAEVLEAFFVQKLKGFKASRSHNNKLQSSSSAS, from the exons ATGAGAGGGAAGAGAGGCAGGCCGCCCAAAGCCCTGCCGGCCGACGAGGAGCCGTCCCCTGCCGCGACGCGGGGCTTGCGACCGCGAAGGACCCTGAAGCCCCGGCTGCGGGACAGCGGGGACGAGGAGAGCCCCACGCGGGAGCCCAGCAAGCCGAGCCGAAAGAAGCGAGGGGGACCCGGCGGTGTGTCAACGCGGGGCAGGGGACGAGGCAGAGGCGGcggcagaggaggcagagggggaCGGGGAGGGAAGCGGACGGCGGCCGCCTCCAAAGCGGTGGTGTACGACGACCACGAGAgcgacgaggacgaggacgatgCTGTCAGCCTGCGgtcggaggaggaagaggtgccGGCGGAGCCCCCGTCCGAGGAGGACGAGGCCCTGAAAGAGGAGTCCGACTGCCTGGAAGATGatgtgctggaggaggaggaggtggaggaggaggaggtggaggatgatgCCAGCCACTGCACCGAGAGCAGCTTTCGGAGCCAGAGCACACACGCCAGCACCCCGG GCAAGAAGAAGCTCCGGGCTCCCCGTGCTCGCTCTCCCatcctggaggagaaggagattcCTCCTCTGGAGCTCCCGGAGACCTCGGAGGATCTCCTGGTGCCGACCGAGGAGCTGCTCAACGCCACCTCCGTCTACGAGGTGCTGCGGAACTTCAGCACGGTGCTGCGGCTCTCGCCCTTCCGCTTCGAGGACTTCTGCGCCGCTCTGGTCGGCCAGGAGCAGTGCACTTTAATAGCAGAGACTCACAACTCCCTCCTGAAGGCCATCCTGCGCGAGGAGGACACCTCCAACACTACCTTCGGCCCTGCTGACCTCAAGGACAGTGTCAACTCCACTCTGTACTTTATCGACGGCATGACGTGGCCCGAGGTGCTGCGGGCGTACTGCGAGAGCGACCGGGAGTACCAGCATGTCCTCCCGTACCAGGAGGTGGACGAGTATCCCTACGGCCCCACGGAGAGTAAGATCAAGGTGCTGCAGTTCCTGGTGGACCAGTTCCTCACCACCAACATCGCCCGCGAGGAGCTGATGTCCGACGGCAGCATGCTGTACGACGACCACTGCCGCGTGTGCCACCGACTTGGGGACCTGCTGTGCTGCGAGACCTGCACGGCGGTCTACCACCTGGAGTGCGTGAAGCCGCCGCTGATGGAGGTGCCAGAGGACGAGTGGCAGTGTGAGATTTGTGTGGCTCACAAGGTGCCCGGGGTCACAGACTGTGTAGCAGAGGCACAGAAGATCCGGCCCTACATCCGCCAGGAGCCCATCGGATATGACCGGCACCAGAGGAAATACTGGTTCTTAAACAGAAGGATTATTGT CGAGGAGGACGGGGAGCACAAGACGAAAAAGATCTGGTACTACAGCACCAAGgcgcagctggaggagctcatgGAGAGCCTGGATAAGGAGTACTGGGAGGTGGACCTGCATGCCAcgctggaggagatgagggaggaggtgcaggcTCACATGGACGTCACGGAGGACCTCACCAACAAAGCCCGTGGAAACAACAAAGCCTACCTCACCGCTGTCAACG ACGTGATCACGGAGCACTTGAAGGTCAGGCTGCAGGCGAAGACTCgagcagaggagggaaagcAGGAAACAGAATCGGGTTCCGTCAaatcagcagcagaagaagaaactaacGACTCCACCTCGCAGCTCGAGACCAGCGAGCACAAAGTCCCAGAGTCCAGGGAAGATTCTAGTTCCCAAG catcctctgttcctccttctGCAGAGGACAGCTCCAGGTCGGATCCTAACCCCGGCTCAGCCTCCCAGGACTCGGCTGTGCCTAAAACAGAATCCACTGAGACCAAGGAGGAAGCTGAGCCCGGTCACTCCAGGAGCCTGGAGAGTGGAGATTCAGCAGCAAAGCAGGAGATGACAG ATGAGAACTTGAAAGCAGAGTTAAACAGCGACAACTCTGCGACACAAACCCAGGTTCAGCCTCAGCAGCAGTCGTCTCAGCCGGAGACGAGCAGCAACCTGCCTGACCTGGCTGATCGCTCCTCCCAGTCGTCTTTCACCAGTCAGGATGGGGCAG AGGATTATAACGAAAGGGTCAAAAGTGAAGGAGTGAGAGGAGCAGACCAGGAAGTGAATAACCAGTTGTCCAGAGGCAGCAAAGAG TCATCCCCAGTTCGCTCCGACGTCGGCTCTTCGCGACTCAGCTTCTTGAAAAGGGACCTGACGGTGAATCTGAACACTTTGTTCAAACTGGGTCAGGAGGGTAAATACAGGGTCTACCACAACCAGTACAGCACCAACGTCCTGGCCCTCAACAAACACCAGCACCGCGAGGACCACGACAAGAGACGCCACCTGTCGCACAAGTTCAGCCTGACCACCGCCGCCGAGTTCAAGTGGAACGGCTCCATCTACGGTTCTCGGAGCCTGACGGTCTCCACCCTGCGTCTCACCATCATCCAGCTGGAAACCAGCGTGCCCGGACCCTTCATGCATCCTAACTGGGCAGCGCACAG GAACAACTGGAACAAAGCAGTGCAGATGTGCAGCAAGGCCAGGGAATTTGCTCTGGCCTTGGCCATACTGGAGTGTGCCATCAAACCAGTGGTCATGCTGCCTGTATGGAAAGATTCTCTCGGACACACAAG GCTGCATCGCATGACCTCCATTGAgcgggaggagaaagagaaggggaagAAGCGAGAGAAGAAactggaggacgaggagacgcTGCAGCAGGCCACCTGGGTGAAGTACACCATCCCCATCAAGCACCAG GTGTGGAAGCAGAAGGGGGAGGAGTACAGGGTGACTGGTTATGGTGGCTGGAGCTGGGTCAGTAAGACCCATGTACCACGTTTTAGTCCTAAGTTACCAGGGAACACAAACGTAACCTACCGCATAGAACTGGAGG CTAAACTCAAagagaagggaaggaaggaaaaggcAGCATCTTGCACAAACAACCAGAAGAAGTTGACTGAAACTGAGAAGCAGGATGTAGCAGATGAGGACAATGAGCAAACGTCTCTCAGTGCATCAGCTCAGATCGCTTCATCAGAGGAGGACTGCAAGCCTCAGAGCTCAAAAGAGGAAGAAACCCCAtctgagaaggaggaggagaaagaagtggaggagaagacGGTAGATGAAAAGATGGAGGTTGAACCCTCCCTAGAAACTGCTGCTTCAAGTGAAGAGAAAG ATGAAGCTGAAGACAAAGGCGCGTCCTTGTCGTCTGTGGAGCCTGTGAAGGAAGAAGCAGTCACGAGTGTAGAACAAcccaaggaggaggagagggctgCATCGAAGACGTACTACGACGTCGTGAACGTCAGCGAGGGCTTCCAGCTGCGGACGGCGTACAAGAAGAAGGTGAAGCCGTCCAAACTGGACGGGCTTCTGGAGCGCCGGGTCAAACAGTTCaccctggaggagaagcagaggctgGAGCGGGTGAGGCAGGCGGCGGCCATGCAGTCCAAAGTACCAGCCACTAAGACTAATGTAGGGCTGAAGACCGAAGGAGCCACTTTAGACAAACATCAGCCGGCTGTGACCCCGAGTGTGAaagcagaagagaaggaggagaactCGCATGTGAAGGACAACGTGGTGAAGAAGCTCGACTTTGAGCAGGAGGCGAAAACAGAACCGACGGCAGCCAACCACAgcaaagagacagaggggagcGCTGTGCAGAGCGACAGTGGGGGGGCCTTACCCCATAAAGAGGTGAATGGAGGGCCCTTAGCAAACAGTAATAATTGTTTATCAGAGACAATAGAAAATACAGAGAAGACACAGAAGCCACAGGTGACGCTAGCCGGAGAGAACCCTAAAAAACGTGGATTCGAGGAAATGGAGAAAAGCAGCGGACAGAGCGTCACAGAGAGCATGGAGGTAGAGCAGAACAAGAGCAGTCCGGTGCAGGTGAATGGACAAGCTTTGGTCCCTTCCGCTACTGCCGACTCAGTCAGAGTCCAAGATGAAATCAAGCCGGTCAAGTCTCTGATGAATGGAGGCCTCTCACAGAACGACGTGTCGGACTCGTGTCATCCACCTCCTCTGAAAGTCCCCAAGCTGGAGAACCACGTGGCGGAGAAAGGAGACGCTCTGAGTCGGAAGGAGGATGTGGCGGTGGGCAGTGAGGGAACCACACCTGCCAAGCTTTCATCCTCAAGCACCTCCTGTGGGAAAAGCATGAGCTCTGACAACTGCAGTGGTAGCGAAGGTTTGAATACCACAACTGCAGAGTCTCAAAATGTCCCAACAACCAGCAGCGTCACTAAGCCTGATGGGACGCCTCAAGCAGCCAGTGTCACCACCACCTCCCAGTCCAGTGCCTCTGCACCAGTAGCAGTCGTCCCACAGAGGAGCAAACATCCAGTCGCTGACACCAAGACGGGTTCAGCAGCAGCCAGCTCCATGACGATCAGTAAGGAGTACTCCACCAGGGACAGAGTCAGCCTCCTGAGGTTCTCCAAATGCAAGAAGGCTCGCTCGGGCACCGCGCTGCCGTCCTACCGCAAGTTTGTCACCAAGAGCAGCAAGAAGAGCCTCTTCGTCCTGCCGAACGATGACCTGAAGAGGCTGGCGAGGAGAGGGGCCATCAGGGAGGTGCCCATCTTCAACTACAACGCCAAGCCCGCCCTGGATATTTGGCCGTATCCTTCACCGCGGCCCACGTTCGGGATCACATGGAG GTACCGTCTGCAGACTGTGAGGTCACTGGCAGGGGTCAGCCTGATGCTGAGGCTGCTGTGGGCCTGTCTGAGGTGGGACGACATGGCTGTGAGAGCAGCGTCCAATGCAGGGGTTACTCGGAAAG AAACCTCGGACACGGACATCACCACGACGGAGATCATAAAACGAAGAGACGTGGGGCCATACGGCATCCGCTCAGAATACTGCATCAGGAAGATCATCTGTCCCCTCGGGAACAGAGACACTCCCAAAG AGACCCCGACTCCACAGAGGAAAGGCCTGCGCTCGAGTGCCTTGAGGCCCAAGAAGCAGCAGCCAGCCAAGCCGACTGGGCCCATCGCTGTGGAGACGTGGGTGGCCgaggaggaaatggagctgTGGGAAATCAGGGCCTTTGCAGAGAGgttggagaaggagaagggttCAGATCCCTCGAAGACCGGCAGCAGCCTGAGGACTGCCGAGGATGTCAAGGCCCATCTGGAGAATCAGCTGAAACAGGCCAGACTGGCGGCCCAGCAG aAACGTCTGGAGAGACCAGGTACACCTGTTTCCACCACAACATCCACCCCCCCCTCAGCCAGCACGCCGGCATCCACGGGCCTGAGGACAGGTCAGGTCACATCTGGAACCAAGATGGTCCTCGCTTCCAAACTGGGCTCAACAGTTTCCTTCCAGCAAGACAAGAATTTCCACCAGTCGTTCGCTTCCTGGGTCAAGCAGGGTCAGaccaacaacagcagctcaG GTGTAGTCCAACAGAAGGTTCTGGGCATCTTCCCCTCCGGGCCCCCTGCGAACCTGAGGACATACAGCACACTACATCCTACGACCGGCAACATCAACCTCAGAGCCTCCACCTCCGGCACAGCTGCTCAGCAACAG GCCAGTCCAGCTGCAGGTCAAACCCAGCCTTGCACTGCGATGAGCCAGTCCACCCCCCTGTCTACCTCTGTGGGCACCGCGATGGTCCGCAGTCCAGCGATGACTCAACAAG GCCAACCTCAGCAGATGGTGCCGGGTTCCACACCAGTGCCGACGGCAGCAGCCGCTCAGAGAGCAGCGGCTGCTGCACCATCACCTCATGCAACCGCCACAGCTCCTGGGCAGTCGCCTGCAGCCCCCGCCCAGACCAACAGACCACAGCAGGGTCAAGTCAAACTAACTATGGCGCAGCTCATGCAGCTGACACAGAGCGCTCAG GGTGGAAACCCCGGTCTGACGGTGGTGATCCAGGGTCAGGGCCAGAGCCAGGGCCAGCTGCAAATCATCCCACAGGGTGTTACAGTCATTCCCGGCCCCGGGCAACAGCTGATGCAGGCAGCCATGCCGAATGGTCAGGTCCAGCGCTTCCTCTTCACTCCCATGCCCCCGTCCTCATCACCCACTACTGCCACCCCCCCTGCACCTCAGACCCCTCAAACCCAAATATCGACTCCAGCTCAAGCCAGAACCACTGCGCATGTCCAGACGACCCCCTCAGCCTTAGCCCAAACCCAAATGACAGCCCCTCTACCTACCCCAACCCAAATGACAGCCCCTCTACCTACCCCAACCCAAATGACAGCCCCTCTACCTACCCAAACCCAAATGACAGCCCCTCTACCTACCCCAACACAAATGCCAGGTTTGGCCCCCAGCCCAGCTTCAGCCCCTGTACCTGCAGCCCAGACCTTTTCAGCTGCTTTCCCACAATCCATCCCTGCTCAATCACAGATATCTGCGCCTGCCCTGCTACAAGCTGCAGCCCAGGCCTCCACACAGGTTTTCTCCTCCACACCAGGAATCCTCCCCACACAACCCCAAGTGGCAAGATCTGTGCCTGCCCCCGCTCACCCTGTCCTGGGTATGACTCAGAAAGTCTTCACCTCACCCCCTCAAGTCACAACCTTTGCCCCAGGCTCGTTCCCCACACAAACCCAAACTTCCATGACGCTGCCTGTCCCTGGACAGTTTGCACCTCAGGCCCAGGTCCAGGCACATGCCCTCAACACCTCCCCGGGCCTAACCCCAACCCCTGTCCAGATGAACATTACTGCCCCTTCCCCTGCTGTCGCCCCCGTCTCAGTCAAGGCTGCCCAATTTGCAGCCGCTACCAACTCTGCCCAAATACAAGTGTCTGCCTCTCTTCCCCCTGCAGTCCCAGTCCCCACCCCCGCTCTTGCTCCGGTCTCTGCTCCTGTTTTAGCTGTTGTGTCCGGTCAGATTGCTGTCCCATCCCCGGCTCTAACCCAAATTCAAGTCACAGCTCCAGTTCCCCTCCACGCTGCTATGGCCGGTGCTGTGGTCACACCGGTCACTGCCACCTCCACAACACCTTCAGTGCCAG CTCTGATGGAACAGAGGGCAGCTCAGCCCCAGGTGTGGACCCCAGCTGCAGCTCAAGGTCAGACTCCTGTTCAGCAGGCGGCAGCTCCCATTCAGGCCCCTGTCTTCACGCCCCTGCCACAAGCATCTCTTACTCCTCAGTCTCAAGCACAAGTCCAGCACCCTACAGTTGTGTCCATGCAGCAGGTTTCTCAAATGCCAGTCTCAGCTGTGCAGGTTCAAATGAAGGGAATACCAGTTTCTTCTGTTGTTACTGCAGTGAGAGCCCCCCAGCCTCAGCTCCAGCCCCAGACCACTACCCAACTGCAACCACAGCCTCAAGCCCAAATCCGTGCACAGATTCAGGTCCAGCCCTTTGGCCAAGTCCAGCAGATACCACACATTCAAGCTCAAGCGCATCTCCAGCCCAAAGCACAACCCCAAATCCAACCGCAGGTCCGAGTTCAGTTTCAGCAGCATGCAGCCCAAGTACAGCCCCTCGCTCAAATCCAACCTCAGGTGCAGTTTCAGACCCAAACCCAGAACTTTCCCCAGGTCCAGTACCACCCCCAGGTACAAGCTTCATTTCAAACGCAGGCGCAAACCCAGCCCCAGACTCAACAACAGGTCCAACCTCAGCCCCAGGTACAGTCGCAGCCTCAGGTTCAGACTCAGGCCCAAAACCAACTCCATCACCAGGTTCAGGTCCAATTCCAGCCACAGGGTCAGATCCAGCCTCAGGCCCCGCAGCAAACACAGCCCCAGTTTCAAATCCAGTCACCGCAGCAGCTGCAAGTCGGGGCCCAAACCCAAGTTCAAGCTCAGCTCCAGGTCCAGTTCCAGCCTCAAACCCAGAATCAAGTTCAAACGCAGCCCCAACTTCAGGTCCAGTCTCCAATCAGGCATCAGCTCATCACTGTCCCCGGCCTGCAGCAGCCAGTCCAGCTCCTCTCAGCTCTGCCCCCCCATGTCGCAGCCCAGATCCAAGCTCAGATCCAGGCCCAGGCGCAGCAGCAGGGAGGCACGGTTCCACAGCAGATCAAACTGCAGCTGCCCATCCAGATCCAGCAGGCGGGGGGGCAGATTCAGGCCCACCAGATCCAGAACATGGTGACCATACAGGCACCAGCAAGCGTCCAGGAGCATCTACAGAGGCTGCAggtgcaacagcagcagcagcagcaacaacaacaacaacaacaacaacagcaacagcagcagcaacaacaacagcagccacCACcgccaaagaagaagaaacaccatGAAGCTAAAAGGGAACAGAAAGAGCAGAGTCTGCAGACCCTGAGCCCCGGAGACGGAATCCAAAAACAG GTGGTGGTGAAGCAGaatgctgcagcagagcagctgaagcAGAGGAAGTCGCTCGCTGCGGCCGAGCGAGAGGAGAACCAGAG gaTGATCGTGTGCAACCAGGTGATGAAGTTCATCCTCGACAAGATTGAGAAGGACGAGAAGCAGGCAGctaagaagaggaagaaggaggaggtggtggagcagAAGCGCTTCAAGCAGAACGCCTCCAAGCTGACGGCGCTGCTCTACAAGCACAAAGAACAGCTGAAGGCCGAGATCCTGAAGAAGAGGGCCCTGCTGGacaaggagctgcagctgcaagtACAG gaggagctgaggcgGGACCTGGCCCGGCtacagaaggagaaggagaaagccCGAGCGGCCATCACCcaagctgctgcagccacagtcaAGGCGGCCTCTTCCCACTCCTCCCATCCTTCCCACTCCACACATTCCCCTCACAGCAGCCACACTGTGACCTCACCGTCCTCGTCCCATAAACgcaagagggaagaggagagggacaaaGACCGACCCCGAGAAAGGGACAGGCACCACGACAAGGACAAGAAACGGGACAGGGAAAAAGACAAGGACAAGGACAGAGACCGGtgtaaagacagagacaaagataaagacaaggacaaggaaaaagacaaagacaaggaCAGAGACCGTGAtcgagagaaggagaaggagaaaaacagagagcgGGACCGGGAGCGAGACAAGGACAGAGATGGGGACAGAGAAAATGACCTTCCAGGAGATCCCAGCTCATctaaacacaagaagaagaagaagccctCCTCTACCTCAAAGGATCACAAGAAGGACAACAAACTGTACTGTGTCTGCAAGACGGCCTACGACGAGTCAAA GTTCTACATCGGGTGCGACCTGTGCTCCAACTGGTTTCACGGCGCCTGTGTCGGCATCACGGAGAAGGAGGCTAAGAAGCTGGAGGACTTTGTGTGTAACGACTGTAAACAAGGTCAGGAGGCAGAAAGCAACGAGGAGCTCTACTGCATCTGCCGGACGCCATACGACGAGTCACA GTTTTACATTGGCTGCGACCGCTGCCAGAACTGGTACCACGGGCGCTGCGTGGGCATCCTGCAGAGCGAGGCCACGGCCATCGACGTGTACGTGTGTCCCCAGTGTCAGTCCACGGAAGACGCCATGACAGTTCTCACGCCTCTCACCGACAAAGACAGCGAGGGGTTGAAAAGAATATTACGCTCGTTACAG ACTCACAAAATGGCATGGCCTTTCCTCGAACCAGTGGATCCCCACGATGCACCGGATTATTATCGTGTGATCAAGGAACCGATGG ACTTTTCCACGATGGAAACCCGTTTGCAGAGGCGACATTACCACAAGCTCACCGAGTTCGTGGCCGACGTGACCAAAATCTTCGACAACTGCCGCTATTACAATCCCAACGACACGCCCTTCTTTCAATGTGCCGAGGTGCTGGAAGCCTTCTTTGTACAGAAGCTTAAAGGATTCAAAGCGAGCAG GTCTCATAACAACAAGCTACAGTCGTCTTCGTCAGCCTCTTAG